In Mycteria americana isolate JAX WOST 10 ecotype Jacksonville Zoo and Gardens chromosome 29, USCA_MyAme_1.0, whole genome shotgun sequence, one genomic interval encodes:
- the LOC142421379 gene encoding uncharacterized protein LOC142421379 isoform X2 produces MRGAVIFSAFMGAVATISIAPLQNPVWVSPGDKAVLPVSLRLLNPTWDFYHLKWSFLTGDRPVLLYTMERCNQTLATSGQQCQDRMEVGDVYEPRANISYNASLVLQDARPDDAGVYQLTVQGLDVARTVQVTLILQGTFSPLFLSSNPARAHLNQTALLSFSLRPPSLGWDFIHITWELISSPRNRPVLTYTLDGCTGEARNWWERNCSISREVDGAYEQRVDVQPKGTLALRDVQDEDVGTYLVMVRVPEGLACVAVNLSVSRDTLAVERLSVLGIIWMAAASAVLCLLALILGEHVFWHGDKLEETPGGTCHQPRPPPRDDSG; encoded by the exons ATGAGGGGAGCCGTCATCTTCTCGGCATTCATGG GTGCTGTGGCCACCATCTCCATAGCCCCGCTGCAGAACCCGGTTTGGGTTTCCCCTGGGGATAAAGCCGTCCTGCCTGTCTCCCTCCGGCTCCTCAACCCTACCTGGGACTTCTACCATCTCAAGTGGAGCTTCCTGACGGGGGATCGCCCAGTTTTACTTTACACGATGGAAAGGTGCAACCAGACCCTCGCAACGTCTGGGCAACAGTGCCAAGATAGGATGGAGGTGGGAGATGTCTACGAGCCAAGGGCAAATATCAGCTACAACGCCTCGCTGGTGCTCCAGGACGCCCGGCCAGACGATGCTGGGGTTTACCAGTTGACGGTGCAGGGTCTGGACGTGGCACGCACCGTGCAGGTCACACTGATTTTGCAAG GTACCTTCTCCCCGTTATTCCTCTCCAGCAACCCAGCCCGTGCCCACCTCAACCAGACGGCgctgctctccttctccctgcGGCCCCCCAGCTTGGGCTGGGACTTCATCCACATCACCTGGGAGCTCATCAGCAGCCCCAGGAACCGTCCCGTCCTCACCTACACCCTGGATGGTTGCACGGGGGAAGCCCGGAACTGGTGGGAGCGGAACTGCAGCATCTCCCGGGAGGTGGACGGGGCATACGAGCAGCGGGTGGACGTCCAACCGAAAGGCACCCTGGCCCTCCGGGATGTGCAGGATGAGGACGTGGGGACCTACCTGGTGATGGTACGAGTCCCGGAGGGGTTGGCTTGCGTGGCCGTCAACCTGTCTGTGAGCAGAG ATACGCTGGCGGTGGAGAGGCTGAGCGTCCTCGGCATCATCTGGATGGCTGCTGCCAGCGCGGTGCTCTGCCTCCTGGCTCTCATCTTGGGAGAG CACGTGTTTTGGCATGGGGACAAGCTGGAAGAGACCCCGGGTGGCACCTGCCACCAGCCCCGACCTCCTCCCAGGGATGACTCCGGATGA
- the LOC142421379 gene encoding uncharacterized protein LOC142421379 isoform X1 produces the protein MRGAVIFSAFMGAVATISIAPLQNPVWVSPGDKAVLPVSLRLLNPTWDFYHLKWSFLTGDRPVLLYTMERCNQTLATSGQQCQDRMEVGDVYEPRANISYNASLVLQDARPDDAGVYQLTVQGLDVARTVQVTLILQGTFSPLFLSSNPARAHLNQTALLSFSLRPPSLGWDFIHITWELISSPRNRPVLTYTLDGCTGEARNWWERNCSISREVDGAYEQRVDVQPKGTLALRDVQDEDVGTYLVMVRVPEGLACVAVNLSVSRDTLAVERLSVLGIIWMAAASAVLCLLALILGEVGDETPKSGQTLLVFPAKPKRLEAINVTPPQGLSSPPIPKEKGEETC, from the exons ATGAGGGGAGCCGTCATCTTCTCGGCATTCATGG GTGCTGTGGCCACCATCTCCATAGCCCCGCTGCAGAACCCGGTTTGGGTTTCCCCTGGGGATAAAGCCGTCCTGCCTGTCTCCCTCCGGCTCCTCAACCCTACCTGGGACTTCTACCATCTCAAGTGGAGCTTCCTGACGGGGGATCGCCCAGTTTTACTTTACACGATGGAAAGGTGCAACCAGACCCTCGCAACGTCTGGGCAACAGTGCCAAGATAGGATGGAGGTGGGAGATGTCTACGAGCCAAGGGCAAATATCAGCTACAACGCCTCGCTGGTGCTCCAGGACGCCCGGCCAGACGATGCTGGGGTTTACCAGTTGACGGTGCAGGGTCTGGACGTGGCACGCACCGTGCAGGTCACACTGATTTTGCAAG GTACCTTCTCCCCGTTATTCCTCTCCAGCAACCCAGCCCGTGCCCACCTCAACCAGACGGCgctgctctccttctccctgcGGCCCCCCAGCTTGGGCTGGGACTTCATCCACATCACCTGGGAGCTCATCAGCAGCCCCAGGAACCGTCCCGTCCTCACCTACACCCTGGATGGTTGCACGGGGGAAGCCCGGAACTGGTGGGAGCGGAACTGCAGCATCTCCCGGGAGGTGGACGGGGCATACGAGCAGCGGGTGGACGTCCAACCGAAAGGCACCCTGGCCCTCCGGGATGTGCAGGATGAGGACGTGGGGACCTACCTGGTGATGGTACGAGTCCCGGAGGGGTTGGCTTGCGTGGCCGTCAACCTGTCTGTGAGCAGAG ATACGCTGGCGGTGGAGAGGCTGAGCGTCCTCGGCATCATCTGGATGGCTGCTGCCAGCGCGGTGCTCTGCCTCCTGGCTCTCATCTTGGGAGAGGTGGGTGACGAAACCCCAAAATCGGGTCAAACTTTGTTAGTTTTCCCTGCAAAGCCAAAACGCTTAGAGGCAATTAATGTAACCCCCCCTCAAGGTTTGAGTTCCCCTCCAATCCccaaagaaaagggagaggaaacgTGCTGA
- the LOC142421379 gene encoding uncharacterized protein LOC142421379 isoform X3 — protein MRGAVIFSAFMGAVATISIAPLQNPVWVSPGDKAVLPVSLRLLNPTWDFYHLKWSFLTGDRPVLLYTMERCNQTLATSGQQCQDRMEVGDVYEPRANISYNASLVLQDARPDDAGVYQLTVQGLDVARTVQVTLILQGTFSPLFLSSNPARAHLNQTALLSFSLRPPSLGWDFIHITWELISSPRNRPVLTYTLDGCTGEARNWWERNCSISREVDGAYEQRVDVQPKGTLALRDVQDEDVGTYLVMVRVPEGLACVAVNLSVSRDTLAVERLSVLGIIWMAAASAVLCLLALILGESVPR, from the exons ATGAGGGGAGCCGTCATCTTCTCGGCATTCATGG GTGCTGTGGCCACCATCTCCATAGCCCCGCTGCAGAACCCGGTTTGGGTTTCCCCTGGGGATAAAGCCGTCCTGCCTGTCTCCCTCCGGCTCCTCAACCCTACCTGGGACTTCTACCATCTCAAGTGGAGCTTCCTGACGGGGGATCGCCCAGTTTTACTTTACACGATGGAAAGGTGCAACCAGACCCTCGCAACGTCTGGGCAACAGTGCCAAGATAGGATGGAGGTGGGAGATGTCTACGAGCCAAGGGCAAATATCAGCTACAACGCCTCGCTGGTGCTCCAGGACGCCCGGCCAGACGATGCTGGGGTTTACCAGTTGACGGTGCAGGGTCTGGACGTGGCACGCACCGTGCAGGTCACACTGATTTTGCAAG GTACCTTCTCCCCGTTATTCCTCTCCAGCAACCCAGCCCGTGCCCACCTCAACCAGACGGCgctgctctccttctccctgcGGCCCCCCAGCTTGGGCTGGGACTTCATCCACATCACCTGGGAGCTCATCAGCAGCCCCAGGAACCGTCCCGTCCTCACCTACACCCTGGATGGTTGCACGGGGGAAGCCCGGAACTGGTGGGAGCGGAACTGCAGCATCTCCCGGGAGGTGGACGGGGCATACGAGCAGCGGGTGGACGTCCAACCGAAAGGCACCCTGGCCCTCCGGGATGTGCAGGATGAGGACGTGGGGACCTACCTGGTGATGGTACGAGTCCCGGAGGGGTTGGCTTGCGTGGCCGTCAACCTGTCTGTGAGCAGAG ATACGCTGGCGGTGGAGAGGCTGAGCGTCCTCGGCATCATCTGGATGGCTGCTGCCAGCGCGGTGCTCTGCCTCCTGGCTCTCATCTTGGGAGAG